GATTGAATTAATTGGAAAACGTATGGAGCATTTTATTCTATTCTTCCAGCTCTAAATTATCAGCAGCCGAAATCTGGTCCAAGATATTAGTCTGGTTTGGCGAAATGTAGTTTTTGTTTTCAACTTGAGTTTCTTTTTTAAAAAGAAGATCTAAAGCATTGTAAAGTTTTAATAAAACATCTTTGTCTTCTTTTTTAATATCTAAAGCGTTATTAAAATTAAAAACATAATTATTCGAATTGCGTACTTCTACTTTTATCGTTTTTGATGTGATTTTAAATCTGACTACATCCATAGTTATTAGTAATTACTTTAGTTTGCAAAAATGCTATTTTAATGGCACTTCTCAACGCAATTTTGTGTTTTTTTATTTCGGGATTGCTTATATAGAATCTTCGCTTTTTTGTTTGAGTTCTAATAGTACTTCCATAGCTTTTGCGGCATCTTTTTCATCAACAAAAATATGATCATGAAAATAAGCCGCGACTACATTACAACTGATTCCAGCATTTCCTAAAGCTTGAGAAAATGCAGCAGTTAACCCCACAGCTGCCAATGAAGAATGTACTTCTAAAGTAATCCATGATGCAATATAAGAAAAAGAACGATTAAGATC
This is a stretch of genomic DNA from Flavobacterium endoglycinae. It encodes these proteins:
- a CDS encoding ACT domain-containing protein, whose product is MEGEINLNAILKNLNPVLNEGKYVYLKIDSVEDIPFSKILFLFKEKEGITVVVEKQTAEDLNRSFSYIASWITLEVHSSLAAVGLTAAFSQALGNAGISCNVVAAYFHDHIFVDEKDAAKAMEVLLELKQKSEDSI